A stretch of Schaalia odontolytica DNA encodes these proteins:
- a CDS encoding molybdopterin-binding protein, whose product MKLSARNQLPGTVVEVSQGAVNGIVKIEVAPGLVISSSITNSAIEELGLTVGSKAVAVIKASNVIVGVED is encoded by the coding sequence ATGAAGCTCTCTGCACGCAACCAGCTCCCCGGCACCGTCGTTGAGGTCTCTCAGGGCGCCGTGAACGGAATCGTCAAGATCGAGGTTGCTCCCGGCCTGGTCATCTCTTCGTCGATCACGAACTCCGCCATCGAGGAGCTCGGCCTGACCGTCGGCTCCAAGGCCGTCGCCGTTATCAAGGCCTCCAACGTCATCGTCGGCGTCGAGGACTGA